A genomic stretch from Engraulis encrasicolus isolate BLACKSEA-1 chromosome 10, IST_EnEncr_1.0, whole genome shotgun sequence includes:
- the LOC134457602 gene encoding uncharacterized protein LOC134457602 — protein sequence MWFICFLACCLTAGQDRNAKLTRKLTKKVNRYTLAQLWRKLNSLGINVAEDKLRKDEQSMRNLRMLLITELAMAELYKTGTELKGKRKKKSDADAENGNVTNGVQTITAAEGELEEVKIVITPQGLRVALAETEVQQLVDMDTMAIENVENGAGERAGALGVEKQAGETIRRADGPVLLRLPAAPKKKFSSIPTRRNACSTPINRYYTIPRSWQHQWADISNSGL from the exons ATGTGGTTTATCTGCTTCTTGGCCTGCTGCTTGACAGCAGGGcaagacagaaatgcaaaactcaCGAGGAAACTAACAAAGAAAGTGAACAGGTACACCTTGGCTCAGCTATGGAGAAAACTGAACTCTTTAGGAATAAATGTGGCTGAAGATAAACTTAGGAAGGATGAACAATCCATGAGGAATCTCCGGATGCTCCTCATAACAGAACTTGCGATGGCTGAACTTTATAAGACAGGAACTGAACTaaaaggaaaaaggaagaaaaaatctGACGCAGACGCTGAGAACGGAAATGTGACCAATGGTGTCCAAACCATCACTGCAGCAGAAGGAGAGCTGGAGGAAGTAAAGATTGTCATCACTCCTCAGG GACTGCGTGTGGCGCTTGCTGAGACAGAGGTACAACAGCTGGTGGACATGGACACAATGGCAATAGAGA ATGTGGAAAACGGTGCAGGAGAACGTGCTGGGGCTCTGGGGGTTGAGAAGCAGGCAGGAGAGACCATACGCCGGGCAGATGGTCCCGTTCTGCTTCGCCTCCCTGCTGCCCCTAAGAAGAAgttctcctccatccccaccaggAGGAACGCCTGCTCCACTCCCATCAACAGGTACTACACCATCCCCAGGAGCTGGCAGCACCAGTGGGCAGACATCAGCAACAGCGGCTTGTAG